One Defluviitoga tunisiensis genomic window carries:
- a CDS encoding PIG-L deacetylase family protein yields MEEKIVQSLKKMLPIPKIEERHNVLCILPHPDDGEIGAGGTIAKLKASGSNVTYLMVTEGGAGIKGKSREETVNIRKKEQEDAARLLGVDKIIWLNYPDGGRYDINDVREDIKKHIENIDPDLILTVDPFLPYETHQDHKNCGLAAAQAASSSLNSNALIAFFFTAYPNQYVSVDDYWDKKIEAIKIHESQITEEFILIIQQYFGLKAKVYGEKIGCEYAENFKVLFPIMLHCFEEAMWI; encoded by the coding sequence ATGGAAGAAAAAATTGTACAAAGCTTGAAGAAAATGCTTCCTATTCCCAAAATAGAAGAGAGACATAATGTGTTATGTATTCTTCCTCATCCAGATGATGGAGAAATTGGGGCTGGAGGAACCATCGCTAAATTAAAGGCATCTGGTTCAAATGTTACTTATCTCATGGTTACAGAAGGAGGGGCAGGAATAAAAGGGAAAAGCCGTGAAGAAACAGTAAATATAAGAAAAAAAGAACAAGAAGATGCAGCAAGATTATTAGGAGTAGATAAAATTATATGGCTAAACTATCCTGATGGTGGAAGATATGACATAAATGATGTAAGAGAAGATATAAAGAAACATATAGAAAATATTGATCCCGATTTAATTTTAACTGTAGATCCTTTTTTACCTTATGAAACTCATCAAGATCACAAAAATTGTGGGTTAGCTGCTGCACAAGCAGCATCTAGTAGCTTAAATTCTAACGCTTTAATAGCTTTTTTCTTTACAGCTTATCCCAATCAATACGTTTCAGTGGATGATTATTGGGATAAAAAAATTGAAGCTATTAAAATTCATGAAAGCCAAATTACTGAAGAATTTATTTTGATTATTCAGCAGTATTTTGGATTAAAAGCAAAAGTATATGGAGAAAAAATAGGATGTGAGTATGCTGAAAATTTTAAGGTCTTATTTCCAATAATGTTGCATTGTTTTGAAGAAGCCATGTGGATATGA
- a CDS encoding MFS transporter, whose amino-acid sequence MSIMNELTYRKTHPFPYALGMLGITIPGQMIGAYLVFFYNDVLGIPLAMISLITVFATIWDAINDPLFGYLSDRTRTKIGRRKPWMLICIPLYCISYIFLFSPPLSVQKGYLLVVYYAVFSMLTETLTTISSVNYHSLFPELFIDSRIRTRSNALRQAFQLVGLIVGVTLAPILIEKYGYSITATFMILVGMFFYLIAAFSVHERPEYIESEVPKLKDSLKAVMTNKNFWTVSLTNFFYQASLALLLLSIPYFIKYTLGLSEANAAYLTGAVFITAIPAMYLWVKVIDWFGAMTAWRSSLIFLGIAVIPTFFVDTLVSSMIAGAFIGIGIAGVTANIDLIYAKVIDADAKASNLRREGIYFSGFQFIIHFSGLAKSLVLLLVTLIFGFVDGNNPGEHPDLAARFMMSVFPAILMAISFIISFFVKFKDEKESK is encoded by the coding sequence ATGAGTATAATGAACGAACTTACTTATCGTAAAACTCATCCTTTTCCGTACGCCTTAGGGATGTTAGGCATTACAATTCCGGGGCAGATGATAGGAGCCTATTTAGTGTTTTTTTATAACGATGTTTTGGGTATTCCGTTAGCGATGATATCCTTGATTACAGTATTTGCTACTATTTGGGATGCTATAAATGACCCTCTTTTTGGGTATCTTTCTGACCGCACACGTACCAAGATTGGTAGGCGTAAGCCTTGGATGTTAATATGTATACCGTTATATTGTATATCCTATATCTTTTTATTTTCACCTCCTTTGTCAGTCCAAAAAGGTTATTTGTTAGTTGTTTATTATGCAGTTTTCTCTATGTTGACAGAAACGTTGACAACAATTTCTTCGGTTAATTATCATTCACTATTTCCAGAACTTTTTATAGATAGTAGAATAAGGACAAGATCTAATGCTCTAAGGCAAGCTTTTCAACTTGTTGGTTTAATAGTAGGAGTAACATTAGCGCCCATATTAATTGAAAAATATGGATATTCCATAACAGCAACTTTTATGATCTTGGTAGGTATGTTTTTTTATCTAATTGCAGCTTTCAGTGTTCATGAAAGACCAGAATATATAGAAAGTGAAGTTCCAAAATTAAAAGATTCTTTAAAGGCTGTGATGACAAACAAAAATTTTTGGACGGTAAGTTTAACTAACTTTTTTTATCAAGCTTCGCTTGCTTTGTTACTGTTGAGTATCCCTTATTTTATCAAGTATACCTTAGGATTAAGCGAGGCTAATGCAGCTTATTTAACCGGAGCTGTATTCATAACAGCGATTCCAGCGATGTATTTGTGGGTTAAAGTAATAGATTGGTTTGGAGCTATGACTGCATGGAGATCTTCTTTGATATTTTTAGGAATAGCAGTTATACCGACCTTCTTTGTTGACACTTTAGTTTCTTCTATGATTGCAGGTGCCTTTATAGGTATTGGGATTGCAGGAGTTACTGCTAATATTGATTTGATATATGCAAAAGTGATAGATGCAGATGCAAAAGCTTCAAACCTTAGACGTGAAGGAATATATTTTAGTGGTTTTCAATTTATTATACATTTTTCAGGGTTAGCAAAAAGTTTAGTGTTATTACTAGTTACACTTATATTTGGTTTTGTTGATGGTAATAATCCAGGCGAACATCCTGATTTAGCAGCACGTTTTATGATGTCAGTTTTTCCTGCAATATTGATGGCTATTTCCTTTATTATTTCTTTTTTCGTAAAGTTTAAAGATGAAAAAGAATCCAAATAA
- a CDS encoding glycerol-3-phosphate acyltransferase produces MLSYFLGSIPWSYLFTKLFSGKDLRKVGTKNVGSTNAWKEGGPIAGILSFIGDSTKGVLAILIAYLFGISKSWWPLFSLIAIIGHSFPIWLKGKGGVGVAAAVGSFVVLFPLESAAFGIIAGTLWLTFKKGIMFIISLLWPFVILIGYLRGTIDFLGAIMTLLLVSWLFIRGWNNLKSSFMEFKEPLKDNFVKRKLWRYLALLYPGLAYPLWGPVAFRYIIVISGLIAFFLELIRRYSKTVNEFLKKLFKPVGKSEEAYKISGTSYFLMGSAIAGLFPIPYSLISIVMLTLGDSWAVLIGQRWGKHKWLEGKSIEGSLACFAIAFASGAVYMNLINMPINYLNLLIGVIVITIVEGLGKWLNDNLTMAPAAALTMWLFSKIL; encoded by the coding sequence GTGCTCAGTTATTTTTTAGGATCCATTCCGTGGAGTTATTTATTTACAAAACTTTTTTCTGGTAAGGATTTAAGAAAAGTAGGGACAAAAAATGTCGGTTCCACTAACGCATGGAAAGAAGGTGGACCTATCGCCGGAATTTTATCTTTCATAGGTGATTCTACTAAAGGAGTTTTAGCTATTCTTATCGCTTATCTATTCGGAATTAGTAAAAGTTGGTGGCCACTTTTTTCATTAATTGCCATTATTGGTCATTCCTTTCCCATTTGGTTAAAAGGTAAAGGTGGGGTAGGAGTAGCTGCTGCAGTGGGTTCCTTTGTTGTGTTATTTCCTCTCGAATCGGCTGCTTTTGGGATAATTGCAGGAACATTATGGCTTACTTTTAAAAAAGGAATAATGTTTATAATCTCTCTTTTGTGGCCTTTTGTAATATTGATAGGATATTTAAGAGGTACTATTGATTTTCTAGGTGCTATTATGACCCTCCTTTTAGTTTCATGGTTGTTCATTAGAGGCTGGAACAATCTAAAAAGTAGCTTTATGGAATTTAAAGAACCTTTGAAAGATAATTTCGTCAAAAGAAAATTATGGCGTTATCTTGCTTTATTATATCCCGGATTAGCCTACCCACTGTGGGGCCCTGTAGCATTCAGATATATAATAGTAATTTCAGGGTTAATTGCTTTTTTTCTTGAACTAATCAGAAGGTATTCTAAAACCGTCAATGAATTCCTAAAAAAACTTTTCAAACCTGTTGGTAAAAGTGAGGAAGCATACAAGATTTCTGGAACGAGCTACTTTCTTATGGGAAGCGCAATTGCAGGCCTTTTTCCTATTCCATATTCTTTAATTTCTATTGTAATGCTTACTTTAGGTGATTCATGGGCAGTGTTAATTGGACAACGCTGGGGGAAACACAAATGGCTAGAAGGAAAATCTATAGAAGGAAGTTTAGCTTGTTTTGCTATAGCTTTTGCATCTGGGGCTGTCTATATGAATTTAATCAATATGCCTATAAATTATCTCAATCTTTTAATAGGAGTAATTGTAATTACCATAGTTGAGGGATTAGGAAAGTGGTTGAATGACAATCTAACGATGGCACCTGCTGCAGCTTTGACTATGTGGTTGTTTTCAAAAATATTATGA